CTCAAAAGATGCACCGCTAAAATGAATAGGGAATAGCTTGGTatacttatccaacctcaacaaagcctcagaagacatagcgggcctatgACCGGTATGTGCCACGACAACCGGCTGAACCACCCTAACTAGCGGGGCTACTGCAGTCTGATATAAGGGATGCACCTACTCCcgggtgtgagtagcgggagtctgttcTCCTCCCCTACCCCGAGAGATGGTTGGTGCCACCGAGAATGAACCGgtatgggccacactctccataaggcccaccaagcggactagagcgtcctgaaacaccgaagtggctatgaacccctctgGGAGCTGAGCTAGTCCGATGGGTACGATATGAGCTGGGACCTCCTCCTCAagatctacctgaggctccactgtgtGTTCTATtactcgagctctaggctgagctctaccaCTACCGTTGTCTCTAGCTCGGCCTCGACCTATGCCCCTAGTAGtagctgccactgggggctccaGCTCCTGTCCGACTACAGATActgtgcgtgttctcgccatttgcgagagaacaagaataaaatggttcaatcaacaatgatagaataaaatcgcacgatagagaatgatagaagtgaaatttttcctaaactacatagcctctggaagataagtacagacgtctccataccgatcctcaaaactctactaagcttgcttgtgactcgtgagacctaggcaacctagtgctctgataccaacttgtcatgacctggaattcccaccctcgggattgtgatggcacctagcatttcacttgctaggaaagacAATGTTAGATATAGTTagtagccatttttaacaattcaaattaaatgaaaaccaataaattgAATAAACTAAAATAATGACAATATCTAGGTataatcccagaactggtgtcacgagTGCACGAGCAACTAAAGTACTACAAATTATAGGCTGAATGAAAGTATAACTGTTTGAGTCAAAATAAACAGTTAAGGTAATGCAGAAGGGGAATTCAGGGTTGCAAACGTTGTACAACCGTACCTTAAGTCTCCATCAAGCACTGGATCCGAGCAGTCTACTTACCGCCGCTAggatcaactccaaaatctgcagaagaaatatatagtgtagtatgagtacatctgaccccatgtactctataagtgctgagcctaacctcaatgaagtagtgatgaggctaagatgggtcacttacaataacttgtacgcagtataataataataggaaaggAACACAGGACAAGTAaggcagttaacttatgaaaaAAAGAACTCAATTCTTGTAATCAAAGATCCTGGAATAACCGATCGCACAATTTCATGTAATAACACTGAAAATCAACACACTAACAACAATGAATACAGAATGCACAATCCGTTGTGGCACGCAACTCGATCCTACCGTACACACACTATCCTACCTTATTTCATCACATCAATATCAAAGTCACATATAAAAtttgttgtggcgcgcaacccgatcccaccatatcaatatcaaaatcctcccttattccaccatatcagtatcataatcacatataaaatttgtttaggcgcgcaacccgatccgaccatatcaatatcaaaatcctcccttattccaccatatcataaccgttgcaacccgatccataaacaaattcaataatTGTAATCAATCCAACAACTTAATTCACATTAATCTCTAtgattaaagaatatgaaagtAAAGCAATATAGGAACCCCATACCAAATCAAGGAATACTATAATTAATGCaaaagcaacaagacaagccaaatatatgtcagttaaagtgtacaaataagacaattaaggcaagtagaaaTTAATCATGGAGTCATGGTAGGAACGGACATttcaatacaagaataattaatgacaaTTAACAAGTTACGACATAGAAAGCAATTTAAAACATGTAATGGTTAAGACATAGGATAAAATAATTCATGAAATACAGGAAGGTATGGAAATAACTATTTTGACGGcatatatacactcatcaccttgcatacacgcCATTATACACACAATTCACATACCATATAGTTCAAGGgctcctaattccctcaaatcaaggttagacccaacacttacctcgctctgcaatCAAATCAGAGCTCAACCGGGGTCTTTCCTCTAAAATcttcctccaaaccaatcgaatctaaccaaaatcgacttaatatcatcaaaaaattctagggaaatcaattacaatagataaagcaagCTCTTTACACTATtctcaaaaagttaaaaaaagtcaaccccaagctTGCTTGGTCAAAAGTCGAGATTCAGATCAAAACCCAACTACCCATTCACCttcgagcccgattatgtgattactTTCAAAAttcgaccttaatttgaggtctaaatctcaattttataaaatctcccaattctacccaaatccctaattttttaCCATGAAAGAGCATGGATTAAAGTTAGAGATCAATGGGTGTTGATGGGAAtggaagaaaacgagttaaaatatactaacctatgaagtggggatgaaatttctcttcaaaatcgcctctaagcTGAGCTCTAATGTGAAGATGGTAAAAATTTAAGAAAATCCTGTCTTTGGAACATTTAAGTCActaggcgtcaggccttcttcgcgtttgcgaagggcctGATGCGATCACGAAGTGCAGCGGCCCAAGtgtccttcgtgttcgcgaagtccTGTCCATcatggccttcgcgtttgcgagctTGGGCTCGTGTTTGCGTAGAGCTACTGACCAACTCTCCCCAGAATCCCTTCAGCCTTCTCGTTCACGATAGggtggtcgtgttcgcgaagggtaacccCCTCCCCTAATGCTTCACATTCGCGACCGGTTCCCCGCATTTGCGTAGAAGAAAACCACCCCAGCCCCAAGttccccttcgcgatcacgaagaacaattcACCAGACTTGAGAAATCTCAGAAACCAGcaattgcctaagtccaaaatcaatctgtagcctatccgaaactcacctgagcccctcgggctccaaaccaaacatgcacacaattgtaataacatcataagaacttgctTCCGCAGTCAaattaacacctagaactacgaatctgacatcaaaatgaatgatattttcaaaaaAACTCAAGATCATGCAAATTTACAACCGGGCGTCCAAATTacatcaaatcaacttcgttttgtaccaaaattttcataaaagacataaatagtgaaatgaacctataccaagttctggAACTGAAATCCGAACCTAGGATCAACATTAGGAattatttaagctttaaaatcaCTAGTTTTCAATAAATCATGTTAAATCAAGTTAAAgacttccaaattcgattccaggcatacacccaagtcccaaatcacgatacagacccactGAGACTGTCAAAATACTGTTATAAattattgaccgtagtcaactcaaatcattttacGGCAAAATTTTCATATTTGCTTTAAGTTTTCACATTAAACATTTCCGAAAAAAGACTAAACAGagctactcgaggtctcaaaacacATAAAAAGGCTAAAACTCAAAGTGACCTATCAAGTCATCACAAGAAGATAATATCTTATTTCTTGTAAATAAAGTACAAATTATATCATTtctttaataataaaaatactaTATGAATTATATTTGACAGATTAGAAAAGAATAAATTACTATCGCAAGAAATAAAATCCAATATCTAATTCTGAACTATAAATTTTAGTTGATATcaaagtcttaaatattaaaaattaatttaatgaaaactttgtttattataaaatttatttttaaaggtcAACAAGTCTATCAAAATTTCTCATTggatattcgtgcttttataaatgTACGtctgtaatgacctggccggtttTGAGAGTGGTAGCCCCAGTTTCCCCAGTCTAAGGCGAGTTTTGAGAGGAATTtcaagggatttcttgaggtaagtcacttgtgatcactTTTATTCAATAATCTTATTTCCCTATTGAATAtttcacctagtttgtgtgtGTTTAAAGGTGGAATTTGGGGGTTTGAAGCTAGGAATTtagagagtttaaattggggatttgggtgtcaatttggtgttggattttggtaaatttaatatggttggactcgtggcaGAATGGACTTCtggattttatgacttttattggattccgagatgtgggcccgggggacaACTTTTGAGTggactttttgacttttaattAAAAGCTTAGTAATttcattggtgttgaggtgatgcatgTGCCAGGTGACGGGCCCGTATGCGTGTACCATAAGAATTGTGACTCACTCGATTTCCAAGGAACTAAATAATTGATTAATCTTGTTGTTAATCGTATTTTGTACCATGTGATATAACAATTGAGCTATTAATCATGTTAGAAATTCCGTTTAAGATATATGTTGAACTATTAGCTTAACTTGTCATTttttactcagtcacatctattgTTTACATAATATGTGTCGGTCTCtgttatctttttattttttggtaattATCATATTTTATTTCCAAAGCGTGAAAGTTACAACTCAAGCAAAATCACTATGTCTGGACATCTTCCCAGGCCTTAGTATCACCAAAAAAACTCCTTATACTACCTACTGACTATCAGTCCATTTTGTATCAATTGTATGTGCTGTCAGTACTTCATATTTTGCTCATGGATAGAAGTCTAACTCTTCAAGCCTACTTCTTAATCTTGGCATCATATAGCCCCTTCCATATATCATTTGTAtaatttactttatcattatcCCTTCTTGCCTTTGCTGAGCTCTGAAAATCCTGTGGTTTCTCTCCTGCCACACATAGTAGACACAATTAGCTAGAGCCATTCTGTATATCTCAACATTTGCTGATCTGCCTTTTGCATTGCTATATGCCTATCTTCTTGACACCACTTCATATCTTACCTATTGATACCCATCCATTGCAGTAGTTTCCTCTATATTGATGCTGCAAAAGTGTATTTGAAAAATAGGTGCTCAATGCTTTCCTCTTCTATATTGCACAGAGGACACAATAGCTCATTAGTCACCCCCATCTTGCTAGTCTGTCTCTTGTATTCAGCTTGCCCAGGATATCCAAATATAGAATAAAAGTCCAATTTGGCATTCCACCATTATTGCATACCAGTTTCCTCCAAGGTATCTTCTGTTGTTCACTTCTTAACTGTTTGTATATGTTATTGATGGTTATGTACTCCTTCTCAAATATCTCTATCATGTTAACAACGACATCTAACATGTATTGCTTTGCCTTCAATATCTTTTTCACTAGCCATGAAGTTTGCTTGGGCTCAATATGTCTTATATCTCTGCCTTTCCCATAGTAAATATGAATACACTGTACCCATAACTTGTCCTTTGTTTGAGCTAAATTCCATAACAATTTACATATGGCGGTCTTATTCCACAATGTTATGTCTAGCAAGTTCCACCCCCCAGTAGCTTTTGGTTGACACAATTTGTCCCATGAAACTAAAGCTCTTTTTGACATATCAACACCCCAGACCATAGGAACTTTTTGCATATCGATTCTATGAGATGGATCACCTTCTTTGGGAAGACAAATATTTGGGACTAGTAAATTTGGATTGATAACAGGACACTCTTGACCAATTGAAGTCGACCAACATATGAAAGAAACTTTGCAGTCCATGATGTTATTCTACCAATCATCCTATCTAACAATGGTTGGAATTGTATGATTGACATCCTTTTTGTGCTTAGTTGGACTACCAGATATCTTATAAGCAGTTCTCCTTTTGAGAAACCAAGTTGATCGATAACAATCTGCTGCACTGCTAAGCTTACACCACCAAAATATATAGAGCTCTTGCTCTTATTTTCTTTCAAACCTGACACCCTAGAGAACTCCATGAAACAGTTATAAAGCATTTGGATAGATACTTCATCTCCTCTACAGAATAACAATAGATCATCAGCAAAACCCAACTGGATAATTTGTAATTTCTAACATCTTGGATGGTAATTGAAATTTGGTTTGTTCTTCAGTGTTCTTAGCAACCTGCATAGGTAATCCATGGCTAAGACATACAGGAATGGAGACAATGGATCCCCCTATCTTAGCCCTTTTCTTGCTGGGAAAGGACTTGTAGGCATGCCATTTATCTGGATGGAATATGACACAGTAGTAAGACATTTCAAAATCCATTGCACAAATCTGGTAGAAAAATTCATTGTCATCAGAATCTGCTTCCGAAAATACCATTCCAATGAATCATAAGCTTTATGCATGTCTAGTTTAATCATACATCTTGGAGTTATCCCCTTCCTCCCATATCCCTTCACTAATTCATGTCTTAGTATAATGTTATCAGAGATAATCCTTCCTGGCACAAAGACAGCCTGACTTACATCAATAAGGCTATCCATAACCATTTGCAGCCTTGTAGTGAACACCTTTGATATTACCTTATACAACACAGTATAACAATAGATTGATCTGTACTCTTTAATTGAACTTGAACTTTTAACCTTTGGGATCAGAGTCACAACAGTGCAGTTTATTGGCTTATATATCTCCCCAGTGGCAACGAAATATGTTTTTGCATTAATCACATCTTCCCCTATAATCGACCATGCTTtcttaaagaaaaaaatattgaaacCATCACATCCTGGGGCTTTGTTGTCGTATATGTTCTTCATTGCAATGCAAATCTCCTCTGTGGTGATTGGCTCTATTAGCTTCAATTGTTGTTCTCTTTTCAGGATTGGACCATTTCTCATTATTTTTGGATTAATCATAGGAATTTGTTCAGCAACATTCCCCAGTAGTTCTTTATAGAATCCCACTACTTCATCCTTCACCTTTTGTTCATTTTTCAGCAGCTTGCCATCTTGATTCACAAGAGATTTGATACTATTCATAGAAGTTCTAATCTTCAGACATGCATAGAAGTATGCACTATTTGAATCCCCAAGCTTTAACCATTGTGTTCTTGATTTTTGCCTCATAATACTTTCCTCTATCACTCCCCATTTTTCTAATTTACCTCTCAGCTCCTTCTCAGTATCAAACAGAGATGTTTGGTGACATGGATCCTGTATTTTCTCTTGTGTCTCTTGTAGTTGCCTTCTAATTGTTTGGACTTTCTCTCTGACCCTTTTGAACTCCTCAGTATGCAACAttttcaatttatgctttaccaATTTAAGTTTCTGCCACACTTTCTCCATTCCTTGCCACTTATTAGATATACCCCATGCCTTCTCCACCACTTTTAAGAACTCTGAATTTTCAGCTACATAAttataaaatatgtatggcttTGGACCCCCCTGCCCTGTTTCATCAAAATGAATACTCAGTGGAGTGAAATCAGATATGAAACGATCCATCACTATCACTTCCATTTGTTTCATTGTAGTCATTCATTCTGTATTGACTATGGCTCTATCTATTTTGCTCCACACATGGTTGTTTGTCCATATGTATTTCCTCCCTATATATTTTAGTTCATTCATGTTATTGTTCAACATGAAATCACTAAAGTCCCTTATTTCCACTTCTTGCACTGGGTTGTCACTTTCCCTATCTTTAACTCCCAATATTGCATTATAGTCTCCCATTGCAATCCATGCCCCATCAGTTCCATTATGAATCCCTTCTAGTTCATGCCATAAGATTTTCCTATCTTCAATAGTATGTAAGCCATATACTGCTGTAAAGTAGAACTGTATACTGCCTGCACTAATAGTCACCTTTCTATGTATCAGTTGATTGCTCTTCCACATTTTACTAAATTGAATGATGTTAGGATCCCATATTACCCATATCCTTCCTTTTCTATTTCCATCATAGTTGGTAGCCCAACTCCAACCTCCTACAATCTTCTTCATTATCTGCTTTCCTTTTACTTCAGTAACTCTATGCTCTACTATAGCCATTAGGcttattttatttgtaataaTGAATCTACTTAACTCCTTTTGCTTAAAACTCTTTTTGAGGCCTCTGATATTCCAAGATACTATTTTTATATCTGAGTAAAGAGAGTTTGCACTTCCCCAGTGTTCCCATTCCTGCTACATTGACCTCTCTCAACTGGTCTTACTTGATCTGATTGCTGCTGGTGCTCATTCTGCTTGTTGAGGACAATAAAGCCATTTGTTATGCTCATCCTTCCATCATCAATTACATGTATTGTTTTTATGTTGATTTTCCTTTAACTTCCTGCCATCCTTCATTGCTATCTATTTCTGCTTGCTTTCCCTTTTTAGTGTTTGCTTTCTCTATATCTTTCTCTTTTCCCTGTATTTGACATGTTGCCTCTTTGACTTGccacactttcttctacacattGATCCTCACAGTTTTTTAATTTTCCTGTTGCCTTATCTCTTTACAGCAATGGCCAATCATCAAACATGTTTCACAGTATTCTGGTTTCCACATATAATCCACCCTTTTTGACTAAATTTCCTTCCATTTGGGTCCTGCACCTTGACAACTATAGGAAGTGGCACTGTTACATCCATTTCTAAAAGTATTCAAGCATATGATATCCTTTCCATTTTAGATGTACACTCATCTGCGTACAAAGGTAACCCTAGCCCACTCCCAATACTACTCAGAGAATCAGCACTCCAACAATTCAATGGGAGATTTGGCAAAGTGACCCACAATGGAATAGTTTtcaaaatttcatccttgaaattaAATTCAGGTGTCCAGCCTTTTGTTATTATAGGTTTATTACCAATAGTATGAGGTCCAGAATACAGAATCACATCTCTATCATCCATATTAGTGAATTTTATAACAAAATATCCTTCATTATGGTAGAATATTATAGGTTTTGACACAAAATTCCATTGGCTAGCAACAAACATTTCCAGAGCTTTGGTAGTAGGTGTGGTTCCTACTACATATAGTATTATAGCATTCCTCCATTTCTCTGTTTCCTTCTCCGCCCCATTTTTCAATAATTCCACTATAGTTTCCCCATTTTGCATTATTGGAGCCACAAAGCTGAGATTCATGCCTCTCAATCTGAAACAGTTATTATCCAATAGATTTGCCCATGTATTATTCTCAGGTACGTTCGCTTGTGGTTCCTCCGGTACCTTCTGTATTTCCGTTACCTAGTCATTTCCTTGTGCCTTATGGTCCTTATGTGGAAGTTCACCACATGCATGTGCTGAAACCATTGATTGCGGAGTTCCTTTGTTCTAATTACTGCCCGTTTGCATAATTCCAGTGATAATTGCACCGGAGAGTGGTGTATTAGGTCCACTCCTCCGATTTGGCAAGGTTGGCCAGTCTGATTTCTCTTCGTTTCCTTTGCCCTTCTTGCATGCATCTGTTATACCAATCCTTTTAGCTATAGCCTAAATGGCCACTGTCGTCTTGTTATTTTGCTTCTTCTTCGGCCTTACTCTGGCCATTTCCGACGGCTGAGCACGGTAAATTCACTATTGTgctctagagagagaaagtagagaGAAGCGAGAGCTTTCAGGAATGGCTTCAAAGTTAGAAACTTTTATGTACTTTCCTTATTTGCTACGTCATATCATTATTGTGTGGGCTGAATAACATGATTCTGGTGagccgagagactgaagagattagTGGTTGAGTGATGCTAAGGGTtttattgtgagtgatatttttggaattgggttgcacaccgcaatataTTTTATTGATTGATGCCAGGATTTGGATTATTACAACGCTTGAgctggatcggcccctccggagtctgcacacccacaatgGGCTCAATGCTAGCAGTTATGACATTTGGGCTAGATCTACCCTATTTATTTGCATTTAGGCTAGATCTGCCCTGTTTTATTTGCATGTGGGATGGATCTGCCCTGTTATGTGTTACGTTTTGTTATGAAATCGAAAATCATGTCTAAGTTCTTGTtggaagcatgtctaaattcttgtaccTTCACTTGTAGAATATAAATATCTGAGATATCATTGTCATATTTTCTGTAACTTTCCGTACTATTAAATGTTGAAAGTCGACCGTAATAATTGGACTTGTCACTACTTTTAgtcaaaggttagatttgttaattattgagttggttgtactcacgctacacgcTGCACATCTTGTTTAGATCCATGTGCTTCTGGTCAAGGCAGTTGCTGACTTGCAGAGTCCAAAccttcggagatcatcgaggtatatgcatggcgttcgcagaccttgactctcctcccatatcttgtagtttatttattcagtatTGAATATTAGACCGTGTATCAGACTTTATTTTTTTcgtagatgcttatgtactcagtgacaccctggttttgggaggAATTTATGTATTAAGTTATGATTTCCAATTCTATTCTATCAGACCGAGTACCACGAGAGGCGCCATCATGATGaattggttttgggtcgtgacaagttggtatcagaccttaggttacataggtctcacgaatcatgatcaggtttagtagagtcttgcggatcggtacggatacgtctgtaattatcttcgagagactgttgaacccttaggaaacttcacattcttgtattctcaTCGTGCGTATTTTTTGATTCCGCAAACTAAACTTCTattgttctattctctcatagatggtgaggacacgtgctatcggACAGGACAGACAACtactagtaccaccagctagggtcaCGAAAGGCTGATGTCGTGGTAGGGGCATAGGTGCAGCTTGTACATAAGCTAGAGCAACACTTTGaaatccaccagttgctccaactcaggagcaagttccagatgtggttgagccagttgggccagctcaggcaccacccgtgcccattgtgattccaggccttcaggaggatttggctcagattttggttatgtgcactagccttgctctgGCAGTTTCTTTTCAGACCGcgccaaccacttctcaggcaggGGGAGGTACACAGACCCCcactgcccgtactccagagc
The DNA window shown above is from Nicotiana tomentosiformis chromosome 8, ASM39032v3, whole genome shotgun sequence and carries:
- the LOC138897088 gene encoding uncharacterized protein, which translates into the protein MNLSFVAPIMQNGETIVELLKNGAEKETEKWRNAIILYVVGTTPTTKALEMFVASQWNFVSKPIIFYHNEGYFVIKFTNMDDRDVILYSGPHTIGNKPIITKGWTPEFNFKDEILKTIPLWVTLPNLPLNCWSADSLSSIGSGLGLPLYADECTSKMERISYA